One window of the Leptospira broomii serovar Hurstbridge str. 5399 genome contains the following:
- a CDS encoding TonB-dependent receptor plug domain-containing protein produces MKRIAFKFLILLAFAPIELLAEVTFKARLFSRQKNQGEAKANVLLFETKKFYKTDSEGYFEAIVPTPGAYTFRIIKVDGMQEIKGNVDASGQLVTLFIDAPTSSGGIGIGGSSVSKGSINVTAEREKPILSRTTIKYDEIKRMPGTFGEPLRSLETIPGVVPAAAFGGGANNYVIRGADPNTNLYLVDDLPILYPFHFDGLSAVVNANLIKSIDVYTGVFPANYNNALGGVIHIDTVDKVDTSQRNVIISAWATSVNYMAPTFGGKGYIMAAARVGYLDKTFSEIGSRLGASLPDGLRLPRFVDSQVKFVHNFTNEHQISFHSFTSKDDFALDAPAKSKNDPTKDPFASIAGGSVSAGQGFRTQALRYTWKPTETFSNRLTLISYDPFTDFNVSLGSIKGKNTAIGAYNGMRQDAFWDPNRHVSVEFGSEFRLLNYSSQGSSIVQTDPTNRSPNPYDTQNPAYRTIPTNIRAQGTYYNSYLTTKLRYGGFQFEPGVRYDYIPYVHHTALGPRGQASYKFEKGTTIFAGGGNFYNFPLDTRFNKDSGNPHLDFQKVFKYGGGIDQQLAGDYQIKGEVFKQEFSRLIVADPYITDPIGTNPDPYGKITQPFLVNKNLNYSNSGTGWSHGFELVLRKNSRPGTRNWFGWITYTWSQTFRNNNVFIQNPGDPPLTSDQRYLAQFYHNAKQTLFDYDRTNVINMVFGWRWSQEWQFGARWSYLTNTPYTPIVGDDGGRFSNPANGQTIWTAEYANNPFLAEYINSRRLKPYHRLDLRFDRFFNYEWGFVNTFFEIINVYLRENVNGQNFDNTRPFSGTNPKPSPTFGTITLAGGVVIPFFNIGIEVKF; encoded by the coding sequence ATGAAACGTATCGCCTTTAAATTCTTAATCCTATTGGCATTTGCGCCGATCGAACTTTTAGCCGAAGTCACGTTCAAAGCCAGACTATTTTCTCGCCAAAAAAACCAAGGCGAAGCTAAAGCGAACGTTCTTTTGTTCGAGACCAAGAAATTCTATAAGACCGATTCAGAAGGTTATTTCGAGGCAATCGTACCGACACCCGGAGCCTATACATTCCGAATCATTAAAGTGGACGGGATGCAGGAAATTAAAGGGAACGTGGACGCGTCCGGCCAACTCGTAACGCTTTTTATCGACGCCCCGACCTCATCCGGCGGTATCGGGATCGGCGGAAGCAGTGTCTCTAAAGGCTCCATTAACGTTACTGCGGAAAGGGAAAAACCGATACTATCCCGGACCACGATTAAATACGACGAGATTAAACGAATGCCTGGAACGTTCGGGGAGCCACTTCGTTCCCTGGAGACGATTCCTGGTGTCGTACCTGCCGCAGCTTTCGGAGGTGGAGCGAACAATTACGTGATCCGAGGTGCGGATCCGAATACTAACTTATATTTAGTCGACGATCTTCCAATTTTGTATCCCTTCCACTTCGACGGGTTGAGCGCCGTCGTAAATGCTAACCTAATAAAATCCATCGATGTCTATACCGGTGTTTTCCCCGCTAATTATAATAACGCATTGGGCGGGGTCATCCATATAGATACCGTAGATAAGGTGGATACCTCCCAACGAAATGTGATCATTTCCGCTTGGGCCACAAGCGTAAATTATATGGCGCCTACCTTCGGTGGAAAAGGTTATATCATGGCAGCAGCCCGAGTCGGATATCTGGATAAGACTTTTAGCGAGATAGGAAGCAGGTTGGGAGCAAGCTTACCCGATGGTCTTCGCCTTCCTAGATTCGTAGATTCGCAAGTTAAGTTCGTTCATAACTTTACCAATGAACATCAAATTTCTTTCCACTCATTCACGTCGAAAGACGACTTTGCTCTGGACGCTCCGGCAAAATCAAAGAACGATCCGACTAAGGACCCGTTTGCATCCATAGCAGGTGGAAGTGTTTCCGCCGGGCAGGGATTTAGAACTCAAGCGCTCCGATATACTTGGAAACCCACGGAAACTTTTTCAAATCGGTTGACTCTGATCAGTTATGATCCCTTCACCGATTTCAATGTTTCCCTAGGATCCATTAAGGGAAAGAATACCGCTATCGGCGCCTACAATGGGATGCGTCAGGACGCTTTCTGGGATCCGAATCGGCATGTAAGCGTAGAATTCGGATCCGAGTTCAGACTCTTGAACTATTCATCTCAGGGTTCTTCTATCGTTCAGACAGACCCTACTAACCGAAGTCCCAATCCCTATGACACTCAAAATCCCGCGTACCGAACTATCCCGACCAATATTCGTGCACAAGGGACCTACTATAATTCTTACTTAACTACAAAGCTTCGTTACGGTGGATTTCAATTCGAGCCCGGGGTTCGCTACGATTATATTCCTTACGTTCATCATACCGCATTAGGACCCAGAGGACAGGCATCTTATAAATTCGAAAAAGGAACTACGATTTTTGCCGGTGGTGGAAATTTTTATAACTTCCCGTTAGATACTAGATTCAATAAGGATAGTGGAAATCCGCATTTGGACTTTCAAAAAGTGTTTAAATACGGGGGTGGTATAGATCAACAACTAGCCGGCGATTATCAGATCAAAGGGGAAGTATTTAAACAGGAATTTTCAAGACTAATCGTTGCTGATCCGTATATCACTGACCCTATTGGAACCAATCCAGATCCTTATGGAAAAATCACTCAGCCCTTTCTCGTAAATAAAAACTTAAATTATTCGAATAGTGGAACAGGCTGGTCTCACGGATTCGAGCTCGTACTCAGAAAAAATTCGCGCCCTGGAACGCGTAACTGGTTCGGATGGATTACATATACTTGGTCCCAAACTTTTCGAAATAATAACGTATTTATACAAAATCCCGGCGATCCCCCTTTAACGTCCGATCAGAGGTATTTGGCCCAATTTTATCATAATGCCAAGCAGACCCTATTCGATTACGACCGAACAAACGTTATCAACATGGTTTTTGGATGGCGCTGGAGCCAGGAATGGCAATTCGGAGCACGCTGGTCCTACTTGACGAACACACCCTATACTCCTATCGTAGGCGATGACGGGGGTAGGTTTAGCAACCCCGCGAACGGGCAAACCATTTGGACTGCCGAATACGCGAATAATCCCTTCCTCGCGGAGTACATAAATTCGCGAAGATTGAAACCGTACCATCGTTTGGACCTAAGGTTTGACCGATTCTTTAATTATGAATGGGGTTTTGTGAATACGTTTTTTGAAATCATCAACGTTTATCTGCGGGAAAACGTGAACGGTCAAAATTTTGACAATACAAGGCCGTTCTCCGGCACCAACCCGAAGCCTTCCCCCACCTTCGGAACAATCACTCTCGCTGGAGGTGTTGTTATCCCGTTCTTCAACATTGGAATTGAGGTGAAATTCTAA
- a CDS encoding MotA/TolQ/ExbB proton channel family protein gives MNFEILVEVGESAIFIIMIIASIIAVAVAVERGIVFFKNTKDSKNLLPEIVQTIRNGDISKAAKFTEVHPENVYARFASFSAEHSKSGKESLEELMEGKAIGERVEFETRLSILNTLGNNAPFIGLLGTVFGVINAFYRLGTLGNTGAEVVMRSISTALLATAAGLAVAIPVVMANNYFTRKLKIIQSNLDILSKEFLANLSRK, from the coding sequence ATGAACTTTGAGATACTTGTAGAAGTCGGAGAATCGGCGATCTTTATCATCATGATTATTGCAAGCATCATCGCCGTTGCTGTCGCTGTGGAACGCGGCATAGTCTTCTTCAAAAATACGAAAGATTCTAAGAACCTTTTGCCCGAAATCGTTCAGACGATTCGAAACGGAGATATCTCCAAAGCCGCAAAGTTCACCGAAGTCCATCCTGAAAACGTTTATGCCCGATTTGCAAGTTTCTCAGCCGAACACTCCAAAAGTGGAAAAGAAAGCTTAGAAGAGCTAATGGAAGGAAAAGCGATCGGTGAACGCGTCGAATTTGAAACTCGACTTTCGATTTTAAATACCTTAGGGAATAACGCGCCGTTTATCGGTCTTCTAGGAACGGTCTTCGGGGTCATCAATGCATTTTATAGATTAGGAACGTTAGGAAATACAGGGGCGGAAGTAGTCATGCGAAGCATCTCAACCGCCTTACTTGCGACGGCAGCCGGACTCGCAGTCGCAATTCCCGTTGTTATGGCAAATAACTATTTTACTCGAAAGCTAAAAATTATCCAATCCAACTTAGACATTCTTTCAAAGGAGTTTCTAGCAAACCTTTCCCGGAAATAA
- a CDS encoding ExbD/TolR family protein: MAGQTSSGDGEEIGSINITPMVDVILVLLVIFMVTANFLKKESININLPKVQAADPNVAQSVQVALTKDGKIVLEGSETTPEKLGAQLARDSKVRPNMRLTLSADSSLPYGKIAETMGVIRQAGVTKIALSVKR, from the coding sequence ATGGCGGGACAAACCTCTTCCGGAGACGGAGAAGAAATCGGTAGCATTAACATTACGCCCATGGTCGACGTAATTCTCGTTCTGTTGGTCATTTTTATGGTCACTGCGAACTTTCTAAAAAAGGAATCCATCAACATCAATCTCCCGAAAGTTCAAGCGGCCGACCCTAACGTGGCTCAATCCGTTCAGGTAGCGCTTACCAAAGACGGGAAAATCGTTTTGGAAGGATCGGAAACAACGCCCGAAAAATTAGGAGCTCAGTTGGCCCGGGACTCGAAAGTCAGGCCCAACATGAGATTGACTCTTTCTGCGGATTCTTCTCTTCCTTACGGGAAAATTGCGGAAACGATGGGAGTTATTCGACAAGCCGGAGTGACAAAGATCGCTCTTTCAGTTAAGAGATAA
- a CDS encoding energy transducer TonB — MNARLLTVRDSILSWYEGTNLWDRCLYGSILVHFLCFGTYYIVTHLKPGEIDSDRLEFQDIEVDIQEIPPELIGGENSPAPVEKEEWVEGSDKDGKDPEDNDIDPNKLSGDGTDKDGFLYAYMGDKPPTPIIDFDLRDYFPEKAKLQGISYADTILEVRVDEHGNLIDAKVLKAGIKGYGFEDAAIRVVRAARWSPGYVKGRPIKMNHRIPVNFKLDD, encoded by the coding sequence ATGAATGCAAGGTTACTGACAGTCCGGGATTCGATCTTGAGCTGGTACGAAGGTACGAACCTTTGGGATCGCTGTCTGTACGGCTCGATTTTGGTGCATTTTCTATGTTTCGGAACCTACTATATCGTTACACATTTAAAACCGGGTGAAATCGATTCCGATAGATTAGAATTTCAAGATATCGAAGTCGACATACAGGAAATTCCTCCCGAACTGATCGGCGGCGAAAATTCTCCCGCTCCTGTGGAAAAAGAAGAATGGGTAGAGGGATCCGATAAAGATGGAAAAGATCCGGAAGATAACGATATCGATCCCAACAAATTAAGCGGGGATGGAACGGACAAAGACGGCTTTTTATATGCTTACATGGGCGATAAACCACCCACGCCGATTATCGACTTTGATTTACGGGATTATTTTCCGGAAAAAGCCAAGCTACAAGGAATTTCCTACGCCGATACGATTTTGGAAGTTAGAGTGGACGAACATGGTAATCTAATCGATGCCAAAGTTTTAAAAGCAGGGATCAAAGGATACGGATTCGAAGATGCAGCCATTCGCGTCGTTCGAGCCGCTCGTTGGAGTCCGGGTTATGTCAAGGGGCGTCCGATTAAAATGAACCACCGTATTCCGGTAAATTTCAAATTAGATGATTGA
- a CDS encoding LIC_20196 family exoprotein, producing MIRLAASCIMILSFFLLPVEALTPPPSLESQVAHSNFIALARLSNVKESKISANSISVTANIEVLKPIKGGSDLPTKFDLAFLVFPEYFGKWLKAPPQEGDYILFLIKKKVKDSKGKETEVVALYEPHPYAFREYSKELEEKIRAEIKN from the coding sequence ATGATTCGTCTGGCAGCTTCCTGCATTATGATCCTTAGCTTTTTTCTTCTCCCTGTAGAAGCCCTGACTCCGCCTCCTTCTCTAGAATCACAAGTGGCTCATTCCAATTTTATTGCACTCGCAAGATTATCCAATGTTAAGGAAAGCAAGATTTCCGCGAATTCGATATCGGTGACGGCTAATATAGAAGTGTTAAAGCCCATAAAAGGAGGCTCGGATTTACCGACAAAATTCGACTTAGCATTTCTCGTTTTCCCGGAATATTTCGGGAAATGGCTAAAAGCTCCTCCGCAAGAGGGAGATTATATTCTTTTTTTAATTAAGAAAAAAGTAAAGGATAGCAAGGGAAAAGAGACGGAAGTGGTCGCTCTCTACGAACCTCATCCCTACGCCTTTCGGGAATACTCGAAAGAGTTGGAAGAAAAAATTCGAGCCGAAATCAAAAACTAA
- a CDS encoding C1 family peptidase — MKMLRKISVLISTILLAGNGVFGQPAKFPGLGMKQEPFELLSSLKEANPNRISHRGMASSVDLSDSMPPVGDQGQQSSCVAWSTAYATKSFQEYSERKGRGNWNLKAADGSPNYSSIFSPAFIYNQINGGRDNGSLISDAMKLVVETGAATWDAMPYNPSDYLTKPPQSAFDVASKFKAKEFLRVRQTDPMEVKNQLAQGRPVVAGILVYENFMNLKGKEIYKEGAGKAYGGHAISIVGYDDSQNAFKFINSWSTQWGDQGYGYIDYKWFTKVCQSAFVLVDEVASIQEEPTPAQTNDNKPLPPEKTKPIPPKEVSASQGTYSDRVQITWESLAGAIGYEIYRKGPGDSAFAKIGLSQTNGFTDDGIQKDMAYAYKIATLTDSDSSDQSDGEAIGYAKSEEQKAPAKVVGLKASRGQFSNKIDIIWEAMDGVAEYSVYKWSTAQKKYVLIGKSKTNSYSDNSAAKNGSTELYVVAAINGGKTGDPSDAASGSTAKADSKPPKPVGLIATKGLYNSKVELRWQKVSGASRYLIYRYNTGGLFGSGTWSKLAEEAKENFVDEKLPAQYAFYAVAAVNKNGLAGPFSDYAYGYIDPNKHRGERLPSPTGLKGNLDAKNSKITLKWEPVKGASEYYVYRKKRGSSSWNFISSANAKSSLFTADIPEKETFFLYSVTAKTDLGGESEYSSPVSAVLSAAKPAKLMRAFGGDSTLEKFKGPWTAMSWDGSKGVNQVLLEIESQDNVNYVVKFNKQKIFEGKYVENSPIIDKDGKFRIEIEKTGDALSVTLKDNGIINQKSTLSFLKE; from the coding sequence ATGAAAATGCTCAGAAAAATTTCCGTTTTAATATCGACTATACTGCTCGCCGGGAACGGCGTATTCGGACAACCGGCAAAATTTCCGGGATTAGGAATGAAGCAGGAGCCGTTCGAGCTCCTGTCTTCCCTTAAAGAAGCTAATCCTAATCGAATTTCTCATCGCGGAATGGCCTCCAGCGTAGACCTCTCGGATTCGATGCCACCGGTGGGAGATCAGGGCCAACAAAGCTCCTGCGTTGCCTGGTCCACTGCATACGCAACAAAATCGTTCCAGGAATATAGCGAGAGGAAAGGAAGGGGGAATTGGAATTTAAAAGCTGCCGACGGTTCTCCTAACTATTCTTCCATCTTTTCTCCGGCGTTTATCTACAATCAAATCAACGGCGGAAGGGATAACGGCTCCTTAATTTCAGATGCCATGAAACTAGTGGTGGAAACCGGAGCGGCCACTTGGGATGCAATGCCGTATAACCCCAGTGATTATCTGACTAAGCCGCCCCAATCTGCATTCGACGTTGCCTCCAAATTTAAAGCCAAGGAATTCCTAAGGGTTCGGCAGACGGATCCGATGGAAGTAAAGAATCAGCTCGCACAGGGAAGACCTGTAGTCGCCGGGATCCTCGTTTATGAGAATTTCATGAACCTAAAAGGTAAGGAAATCTATAAGGAAGGAGCGGGCAAAGCCTATGGTGGGCACGCAATTTCAATAGTAGGCTATGACGATTCTCAAAACGCATTCAAATTCATTAATTCATGGAGCACGCAATGGGGAGACCAGGGTTACGGATACATCGACTATAAGTGGTTTACGAAAGTCTGTCAATCGGCGTTCGTTCTCGTTGATGAAGTAGCAAGTATACAGGAAGAACCGACGCCTGCTCAAACGAACGATAATAAACCTCTTCCCCCTGAGAAAACCAAACCCATACCTCCGAAGGAGGTTTCAGCATCGCAAGGGACCTACTCGGATAGAGTGCAAATCACTTGGGAAAGCCTCGCGGGAGCCATAGGCTACGAGATTTATCGAAAAGGACCCGGAGATTCCGCATTCGCTAAAATCGGCCTTTCGCAAACCAATGGATTCACGGACGACGGCATCCAAAAAGATATGGCTTACGCGTATAAAATCGCGACTCTTACGGACTCCGATTCTTCGGACCAATCGGATGGCGAAGCTATAGGCTATGCAAAGTCGGAAGAGCAAAAAGCGCCTGCAAAGGTAGTAGGTCTGAAAGCTAGTCGGGGTCAATTTTCGAATAAAATCGATATAATATGGGAAGCGATGGACGGAGTGGCCGAGTACTCCGTTTATAAATGGAGTACAGCCCAGAAAAAATATGTTCTTATCGGAAAAAGTAAAACCAATTCATATTCGGATAATAGTGCGGCAAAGAATGGAAGTACCGAATTATATGTAGTCGCAGCGATCAACGGAGGAAAGACGGGCGACCCTTCCGACGCCGCCTCGGGAAGCACTGCCAAAGCAGATTCCAAACCTCCGAAACCCGTCGGCTTGATCGCGACGAAAGGGCTGTATAACAGCAAGGTAGAACTTCGTTGGCAAAAAGTTAGCGGAGCATCCAGATATTTGATTTATCGCTATAATACAGGAGGACTTTTCGGTAGCGGGACTTGGTCGAAACTTGCCGAGGAAGCTAAAGAGAATTTCGTGGATGAGAAACTTCCGGCCCAGTATGCGTTTTATGCGGTAGCTGCCGTAAACAAAAACGGTTTAGCTGGACCTTTTTCGGACTACGCTTACGGTTATATCGATCCGAACAAACACAGAGGAGAAAGGCTCCCTTCTCCGACCGGCCTGAAAGGAAATCTGGATGCAAAAAACAGTAAGATCACTTTAAAATGGGAGCCTGTCAAGGGCGCGTCGGAATATTACGTTTATCGCAAGAAGCGAGGATCTTCCTCCTGGAATTTTATATCCTCGGCCAACGCAAAGAGTTCGCTATTTACCGCAGATATCCCCGAAAAGGAAACCTTCTTTTTGTATTCGGTTACGGCTAAAACGGACCTAGGAGGCGAAAGCGAATATTCTAGTCCCGTTTCCGCAGTGCTTTCCGCCGCAAAACCGGCAAAATTAATGAGAGCTTTCGGTGGAGATTCTACTTTAGAAAAATTTAAAGGGCCGTGGACTGCGATGTCCTGGGATGGATCGAAAGGAGTCAATCAAGTCTTACTGGAAATCGAGAGCCAAGATAACGTTAACTATGTGGTTAAGTTTAACAAGCAAAAGATTTTCGAAGGGAAATACGTCGAAAATAGCCCGATCATAGACAAGGACGGAAAATTCCGAATTGAAATCGAGAAAACCGGAGACGCGCTTTCGGTTACTTTGAAAGATAACGGGATTATAAATCAGAAATCCACACTGAGCTTTCTGAAAGAATAA
- a CDS encoding EAL domain-containing protein, translated as MTDSQNLKLRSFDFGDLEQFKTVFINENRGKPIFLLRFQSISVISLVEFIQLIPQKIAEVEPSHREFLRYYTYGDKKNLLIGVAPLDNSEFENQANFDAAIGRFHDSAVRNGSLNFDFGIGRTQCNFISYVEEIFRELESSSLKNLKDNLVRWSWTYLNRVNDYFASDRPDAVIQPIIHYNHRDHTFSMKGGEVFVGGEAYAGYADLIRDIPHDQDLNRIELLILEKLIMSCNGSPGLLKFNISPQTLIDTFDTDEKVTRFHELLLKQNLNPQNIRMELIEKPYEEGEATLKSVCRRFWNFGISFAADDFGVKSQSHQVVLDLGEMIKEFKLDPISFKFKADQDLTKFLDNLAFIDYCRRLSDNREAIITAEALEDIDSLNFLITHQVYYFQANLFCRKIWIQDYKDRFKEMQKLPESAVTTILSSTELTQRLKEIGNIFTLAREVELI; from the coding sequence ATGACAGATTCCCAAAACCTCAAATTAAGGTCCTTTGATTTTGGGGACTTAGAACAATTCAAAACTGTATTTATCAATGAGAATCGAGGAAAGCCGATCTTCCTCCTTAGATTCCAAAGTATTTCCGTAATTTCTCTCGTTGAATTCATCCAACTCATTCCGCAAAAGATCGCAGAAGTAGAACCTTCTCATCGCGAATTTCTCCGCTATTATACTTATGGGGACAAAAAGAATTTATTGATAGGGGTTGCCCCCCTAGATAACTCCGAATTTGAAAATCAGGCGAATTTCGACGCTGCCATCGGTAGATTTCATGATAGCGCCGTGCGAAACGGAAGTTTAAATTTCGATTTCGGCATAGGTCGAACCCAATGTAATTTTATCTCCTACGTGGAGGAAATTTTTCGAGAGCTGGAGTCTTCCTCCTTAAAGAATTTAAAGGACAATCTGGTCCGCTGGAGTTGGACCTATTTAAATCGCGTAAACGATTATTTCGCTAGCGATCGCCCCGACGCGGTAATTCAACCGATTATTCATTATAATCATAGAGATCATACTTTCTCGATGAAAGGCGGCGAGGTTTTTGTCGGTGGAGAAGCGTATGCCGGTTATGCCGATCTGATACGCGACATCCCGCACGATCAGGACTTAAATAGAATCGAACTTTTGATCCTCGAAAAGTTGATCATGTCCTGCAACGGATCGCCGGGATTATTGAAGTTCAATATTTCTCCGCAAACATTAATCGATACCTTCGATACGGACGAGAAAGTTACTCGATTTCATGAACTTCTTTTAAAGCAAAATTTGAATCCCCAGAATATTCGTATGGAGTTGATAGAAAAGCCGTACGAGGAAGGCGAGGCTACCCTTAAATCCGTATGTAGAAGATTCTGGAATTTCGGAATCAGCTTTGCAGCGGACGACTTCGGAGTCAAAAGCCAAAGTCATCAAGTCGTATTAGACTTGGGCGAGATGATTAAGGAATTTAAATTGGATCCTATCAGCTTCAAATTTAAGGCGGACCAGGATCTAACTAAATTCTTAGATAACCTTGCATTCATCGATTATTGCCGTCGACTTTCCGATAACCGAGAAGCGATTATCACTGCAGAAGCTTTGGAAGATATAGATTCTTTAAACTTCCTAATCACTCACCAAGTATACTATTTCCAAGCGAATTTGTTTTGTCGCAAAATTTGGATTCAGGACTATAAAGATCGATTCAAAGAAATGCAAAAACTTCCGGAGAGCGCCGTAACGACGATTCTCAGTTCCACAGAATTAACCCAAAGGTTGAAGGAAATCGGAAATATCTTCACACTTGCAAGAGAAGTGGAACTTATTTAA
- a CDS encoding UTP--glucose-1-phosphate uridylyltransferase, with product MDSMKAESEALIQAKMLEAGLSVEFISDFLLKVDEVRNGETGIVKWEEVGDLDSSTDEISLESIESKGRPNPSVLNELVVIKLNGGLGTSMGLSGPKSLIEIKNGMSFLEIVARQIEFIRKEYEIEVPLLLMDSFSTLEQSRAELKRIGFSQSFPTSFLQHKVPRLLKSSLKPLEVPGDENEEWCPPGHGDIWFTLLETGILDSLIEKGYKVAFVSNGDNLGATVHPGILRYMMEEELEFCMEMTPKTLADKKGGAIFRRTVDGKKLNYQLLETAQVPPNHMNEFEGVSKFRSFSTNNLWIRLDALKERLVSGKFSLSLIVNPKKIDGKEVLQLETAMGSAIQNFPKAKGIIIPRDRFAPVKKCEDYLVRRSDAYTLNSDFSITMTEERKSAGLGEVIVQMDDNYYKKITDFTSRMKALPSLVRCTSLRVEGDVLFDVPLEIEGDVTITNPNPLQKKVSELGKNRISGETIRFRFT from the coding sequence GATGCTTGAGGCCGGACTTTCTGTGGAATTCATTTCCGACTTTTTGTTAAAAGTCGACGAGGTTCGAAATGGCGAGACTGGAATCGTAAAATGGGAAGAGGTCGGAGATCTTGACTCTAGTACGGACGAAATTTCTCTCGAATCGATCGAATCGAAAGGTAGGCCAAATCCGTCGGTTTTAAACGAGCTCGTAGTTATTAAACTCAACGGCGGATTAGGAACAAGCATGGGATTGTCCGGCCCGAAATCTCTCATAGAAATCAAAAACGGAATGTCTTTTTTGGAGATAGTTGCTCGGCAGATCGAGTTTATTCGGAAAGAATATGAGATCGAAGTTCCTCTATTGCTTATGGACAGTTTCAGCACTTTGGAACAGAGTCGGGCAGAGCTAAAGCGAATCGGATTTTCTCAATCTTTCCCGACAAGTTTTCTGCAGCATAAGGTTCCCAGGCTACTCAAGAGTAGCCTAAAGCCGTTGGAGGTCCCGGGGGACGAAAATGAAGAGTGGTGTCCGCCCGGTCACGGTGATATTTGGTTTACACTTCTGGAAACCGGCATCTTAGATTCGCTGATCGAGAAGGGATATAAAGTCGCCTTTGTCTCTAACGGAGATAATTTAGGCGCCACAGTTCATCCGGGAATCTTACGGTACATGATGGAAGAAGAACTGGAATTCTGTATGGAGATGACTCCGAAAACCCTTGCTGATAAGAAAGGCGGCGCCATTTTTCGAAGGACGGTCGATGGTAAAAAGCTAAATTACCAATTGCTAGAAACGGCACAAGTGCCTCCGAATCATATGAACGAGTTTGAAGGAGTTTCTAAATTTCGGAGTTTTTCTACGAATAACCTTTGGATTCGTCTGGATGCACTTAAGGAGCGTTTAGTTTCCGGAAAATTTTCCTTATCCTTGATCGTAAATCCGAAGAAGATAGATGGGAAGGAGGTCCTACAGTTGGAAACCGCAATGGGATCCGCTATTCAAAACTTTCCAAAAGCCAAAGGGATCATCATTCCGAGAGATCGATTCGCGCCGGTAAAAAAATGCGAAGACTACTTAGTCCGCCGCTCTGACGCATATACTTTGAATTCTGACTTTTCCATAACGATGACAGAGGAACGTAAAAGTGCGGGTCTAGGGGAAGTGATCGTCCAGATGGATGATAATTATTATAAAAAAATTACTGACTTTACTTCAAGAATGAAAGCTCTTCCGTCATTAGTGCGCTGCACCTCGTTGCGAGTCGAAGGGGATGTCTTATTCGACGTTCCTTTAGAGATAGAAGGTGACGTAACTATAACCAATCCGAATCCATTGCAGAAAAAAGTCTCCGAACTAGGCAAAAATCGAATCTCCGGGGAAACGATACGTTTCCGCTTTACATAA